A genomic region of Candidatus Desulfatibia profunda contains the following coding sequences:
- a CDS encoding PIN domain-containing protein encodes MYLLDTNILSELLKKHPNPYLLIQLRSKPSQTLFTSAICVMELRFGSALREDFSVFWPKISSEIISRVKIVPFGEKEALIAGDILAEMQKTGQSIGIEDVFIAATAITNQCVMVTANTRHFSRISSLTVENWLEE; translated from the coding sequence ATGTACCTTTTAGATACCAACATTCTAAGTGAACTGCTTAAAAAGCATCCTAACCCCTACCTTTTGATTCAACTGCGATCAAAACCATCTCAAACACTGTTTACTTCGGCCATCTGTGTTATGGAGTTACGCTTTGGAAGCGCACTTCGAGAGGATTTTTCAGTTTTTTGGCCAAAGATAAGCAGCGAAATCATTTCCAGAGTCAAAATTGTTCCTTTTGGCGAAAAAGAAGCGCTGATAGCAGGGGACATTCTGGCTGAAATGCAAAAGACGGGGCAGAGCATTGGTATTGAAGATGTATTCATCGCCGCCACGGCTATAACCAATCAATGTGTTATGGTTACGGCCAATACGCGCCATTTTTCAAGGATAAGTAGCTTGACGGTTGAAAATTGGCTTGAAGAATGA
- a CDS encoding ATP-dependent metallopeptidase FtsH/Yme1/Tma family protein encodes MEKHHKFSIWYLLLGIWIVLIAQQYIGSFFAVEVIPYSQFLRLLKENKVTEVAITANQIQGKMKADEEAAGKEKQFRTIRVDPETSKLLEQYNVNFKGEIESDFLPRLFSWVVPTLLFFGIWFFLMRRMMGQQQGFMTLGKNKAKIYMESDLNVSFEDVAGVDEARQELVEVVEFLKVPQKFTELGGKLPKGVLLVGPPGTGKTLLAKAVAGESGVPFFSLSGSEFVEMFVGLGAARIRDLFVQAKQKAPCIIFIDELDALGKARGIGAVGGHDEREQTLNQLLVEMDGFDSTAGVILLAATNRPEILDPALLRPGRFDRQILVDRPDKIGREQILKVHLKNIKVVKTLDVEKIAAMTPGMVGADLANLVNEAALLAVRKNKQKVSMSEFEEAIERVIAGLEKKNRLINPKERKIVAYHELGHAVVALSVPDADPVRKISIIPRGIAALGYTLQVPTEDRFLMTKNELLGRIATFLGGRAAEEIMFDDISTGAHNDLSRATDIARSMVKEYGMSGKVGQVYFARKKTAQFLDMGFDSTAEYSEATAELIDEEVREIISTQYARALEMLRGKKQFLEKAALVLLEKEKIDGAELKALMAEES; translated from the coding sequence ATGGAGAAACACCATAAGTTTTCCATATGGTATCTTCTGCTGGGCATATGGATCGTGTTGATCGCCCAGCAATATATCGGCTCTTTTTTTGCGGTTGAAGTGATTCCTTACAGCCAATTTTTAAGGCTCTTGAAGGAAAACAAAGTTACCGAGGTGGCCATCACCGCCAACCAGATTCAGGGGAAGATGAAAGCGGACGAGGAAGCTGCCGGCAAGGAAAAGCAGTTTCGTACAATCCGGGTTGACCCGGAGACATCCAAGCTTTTGGAGCAGTACAATGTGAACTTCAAAGGCGAAATCGAATCCGATTTTCTGCCGCGGCTGTTTTCCTGGGTGGTGCCGACCTTGCTCTTTTTCGGTATCTGGTTCTTTTTGATGCGGCGCATGATGGGACAGCAGCAGGGATTTATGACCCTGGGCAAGAACAAGGCCAAAATTTACATGGAAAGCGACCTCAATGTTTCCTTTGAAGATGTTGCCGGGGTGGATGAGGCCAGGCAGGAACTGGTGGAGGTGGTGGAATTTCTCAAAGTACCGCAGAAATTTACCGAACTGGGCGGCAAGCTGCCCAAAGGCGTGCTGCTGGTAGGCCCGCCGGGCACCGGCAAAACCCTGCTGGCCAAAGCCGTGGCCGGGGAAAGCGGCGTGCCCTTTTTCAGCCTGAGCGGTTCCGAATTCGTTGAAATGTTCGTCGGTCTGGGGGCCGCCCGTATCCGGGACCTTTTTGTCCAGGCCAAACAAAAGGCGCCCTGTATCATTTTTATCGATGAACTCGATGCTCTGGGCAAGGCCAGGGGGATCGGCGCCGTCGGCGGGCACGATGAACGCGAACAAACCTTAAATCAGCTTCTGGTGGAAATGGACGGGTTTGACTCCACCGCCGGGGTTATTCTGCTGGCTGCCACCAACCGGCCCGAAATACTCGATCCGGCCCTTTTAAGACCCGGTCGATTCGATCGCCAGATCCTGGTGGACCGCCCCGACAAAATCGGGCGCGAACAAATTCTGAAGGTTCATTTGAAGAACATCAAGGTTGTCAAAACCCTGGATGTTGAAAAAATCGCTGCCATGACACCGGGAATGGTCGGCGCGGACCTGGCCAACCTGGTGAACGAGGCCGCCCTTTTGGCGGTGCGCAAAAACAAGCAAAAAGTAAGCATGTCCGAATTTGAAGAAGCGATTGAACGGGTAATAGCGGGTCTTGAGAAAAAGAACCGGCTGATCAATCCCAAGGAAAGAAAAATCGTTGCCTATCATGAGTTGGGCCATGCGGTGGTGGCGCTTTCGGTGCCGGATGCGGATCCCGTGCGGAAAATATCCATCATTCCCCGCGGGATTGCCGCCCTGGGCTACACGCTCCAGGTGCCGACCGAAGACCGGTTTTTGATGACCAAAAACGAATTGCTCGGCCGTATCGCCACGTTTTTAGGGGGGCGTGCGGCCGAGGAAATCATGTTTGATGACATTTCTACCGGTGCACATAATGATTTGTCCCGGGCCACCGACATCGCGCGCAGCATGGTCAAGGAATACGGCATGAGCGGCAAGGTCGGCCAGGTCTATTTTGCCCGCAAAAAAACCGCCCAATTTCTGGATATGGGGTTTGACAGCACCGCTGAATACAGCGAGGCCACGGCCGAGCTGATTGATGAAGAGGTTCGCGAAATCATCAGCACCCAGTACGCCCGGGCTCTGGAGATGCTGCGCGGCAAAAAACAGTTCCTCGAAAAAGCGGCGCTGGTGCTTCTGGAAAAAGAAAAAATCGACGGCGCCGAATTAAAGGCCCTGATGGCTGAGGAATCATAA
- a CDS encoding helix-turn-helix domain-containing protein encodes MVEMEDRWLSVEEIAKYLGVSNDTVYRWIDRHNMPAHRMGRLWKFKKDEVDEWVKSGGARRTKGKGEE; translated from the coding sequence ATGGTTGAAATGGAAGACCGATGGTTGTCGGTTGAGGAGATAGCCAAATACCTTGGCGTAAGTAACGACACCGTTTACAGATGGATCGACAGACATAATATGCCTGCTCACAGGATGGGGCGACTTTGGAAATTTAAAAAAGACGAGGTGGATGAGTGGGTAAAGTCGGGCGGGGCAAGACGCACCAAAGGTAAGGGAGAAGAGTGA
- a CDS encoding type II toxin-antitoxin system Phd/YefM family antitoxin: protein MTEKIISVADAKKHFSDLLGQVAYKKQHILITKRGKPMARLIPVEASDDHLIDAHGWLENDDPFFDAIDRIVQERSKHVPRILKETTAE from the coding sequence ATGACAGAAAAAATCATAAGCGTTGCAGATGCCAAAAAGCATTTTTCCGACCTATTAGGCCAAGTGGCTTATAAAAAACAACACATCCTCATTACAAAAAGAGGCAAGCCAATGGCCCGGTTAATCCCCGTAGAGGCAAGCGATGATCATTTGATTGATGCTCATGGCTGGCTGGAAAATGATGACCCGTTTTTTGACGCTATAGATCGTATTGTTCAAGAACGATCAAAGCACGTGCCGAGAATTTTGAAAGAAACCACCGCCGAATAA
- a CDS encoding BREX-3 system P-loop-containing protein BrxF, with protein MITEPLADKIMRKVKQLDKLYHRLMLVVAPSGAGKTT; from the coding sequence GTGATAACGGAACCCCTTGCTGATAAGATCATGCGAAAGGTAAAACAGCTCGACAAGCTCTATCACCGTCTGATGCTGGTCGTTGCACCTTCAGGCGCCGGAAAAACCAC